The Chanodichthys erythropterus isolate Z2021 chromosome 1, ASM2448905v1, whole genome shotgun sequence genome segment CCTGAAAACTCTTCCCTCTTGTCTGAGGCTTTTTCCTGTCTTTTTCTTTGTCCTTTTCCATTTCCTTCTCTcgtttctttctgtctttctcttcCCTTTCTTttcgctctttctctctcttccttctcctcctctctTTCGCAGTCAGCTTCTCCTCTTTTTCACTAAAGTCCTGGATGAGGATTTTGGGAACGGGGGTTTTATTGGTGTCCCCACGGAGAAGGCGGAACAGACCCCGACGTTTTGGAATGTCTGACTTCGTCGGTGAGTTAGGCTGAGCATGTGTGTcttgtgtaagtgtgtgtgtcgTCTTTTCTGAATGCATGTGTTCTTGCTGATGTGGTTCTCTGAAGGTGTCCTCAGAGAGGATTGTGGGATAGGAAACCCGCGAGCTGGAAGTCCTTCGCAATCGGAGCTGAGCTGGCGGGACATTTGGGTTTGGGGATTTTGAAGATTGAATTAAAGAGGGAGAATCTAACTCTTGGCTGTTTTCTGGTATTGCACATTCACTGTCATGAGGGTTGCCAGATCCAGCAGCACAATCCTCTGTATTACACTCTGGGTTGCCAGATCCAGTAGTCACATCATCTCTGTTGGTCTCTGGGTGGTCAGATTCAGTTACGACAAGCACTTCTTTGTAATCTGGCTTGCCAGATCCAACAGCTGAATCCTCTGTTTTACTTTCTGGGATGCCAGATCTAGTTGTAACTTGCACATCACTGCTTTCTGGGTTGCCAGATCCAACATCCAAGACTACTGTATTATTCTCTGGATTGCCAGATTCAGTCATAACAAGCACATCACTGCATTCTGGGTTGCCAGATCCAACAGCCGAATCCACTGTGTTGCCCTCTGGATTGTCAGATCCAGTTGTTACAAGCACTTTATTGCTTTCTGGGTTTTCAACAGCAGAACCTAATATATTGCTCTCTGAATTGCCAGATCCAACAAAAATTTCCACCTCATTGCTTTCTGTTTTTTCAGATTCAGTGGTAACATCTGTCACGTTACTTTCAGGGTTGCCAGATCTAGTTGTAAGCACATCATTGCTTTCAGGGTTGCCAACAGCAGAATCCTCTACATTTCTCTCAGGGTTGCCAGATTCACTTATAACAGGCACCTTGTTGTTCTCTGGATTGTCATATTCAACAGCAATTTCCACACCATTGCTTTCTGGTTTGCCAAGTTCAGCGGTAAAATCTATTGTGCTGCCTTCAGGGTTGCCAGATCCAAGAGAAACATGCATTTCATTGTTTTCTGAGAGGATAGTATCATCCTCTGCATTGTGTGTGAGGTTGCTTGATTCTTCAGTTGTATTGACTGGTgatttattttcttcatttttttcgGGATTGTTTTCACTGATTCCTTTGTTACCAGATGTGGCAACAGCGGCAACATCCATGTCACTGTTTTCAGAGTGTCTAGATGTTACATCTGTTACATCTGGTTCAAGGGTGCTGGTGCCATCAGCATCATCATCCACTTCATTCTGTTCTGGGTTTCCAGATCCTATTGTATCCTTCACAGTGGAATCAAGTGAACAGTGCACTAACTCTTCGGATGTAACTGTAGAATCCATGTCATTGCGCTCCGACTCGCTTGATTGGGATTGCTGTACGGGATCTGCTGATCTTTCTGGATACTCAGTTTCACTCTCTTGTTCAGTTTGTAGGAAGGATGCTTCAGATGTTTGCAATGGGTTATTGTCTCTCTCTTCTAAGCTTACATCTTGTCTTTCTTCCTCCAATCTCTTGTCATCTTTCTCCTCACACATCTTTGTAGGGTCCGTTATCTCTTTGGTTTCTTTTGTCTCCTCATGGAGAACATTAATGTCTTCTTGCTGTAAACCTTCCTCATTGTCTACATCATGTTTTTCACCAGTAATCTGAGTCTCTTCGTCTTCCTCTGTAGCTATGTGTATGTTCAAATCCTCTTTTTTCTGCCTTTCTGAATGTTCATGTTGATCGCTAGATGTTTCAGACCTCTCTTCCTCCTGGACAACATGTATCTGTACCTCTTTCTCTGGGATATTTTCCTCATTTTGCAAGTTGTCTTCAGTTATTATGACAATTGGCAACCTATCTTCTGTTTCTTTTTGTTGTTCACAGTGTTCTATTTGTATTTCCTCTTCCTGGATGTTGCTATCTGGCTGTATTTCCTCTTCCTGTTTACTGAAAACAATCTGTGTATCTTCTTCCTGTGATGTTTCAACGGGTGTACTTTCTTCTGGCTCTAAAGTCCTCTCTTCCACAGTCTGTTCATCTTGACATGTCTGTTTATCTGTGTTCTGTTCATTTTGATTTGTTGCTGCTTCTGTGTTCATATCATCTTGACTTTTGTCTTTTTCTATATTCTGTTCATCCTGATGTCCTTGCGTTTCTGTATTCAGTTCATCTTGATTTGTGTCCTGTTCATGATGGTGTGTCTCCTCAATCACACATTCAGCGGCCCTTTCTTTCTCATCACCTTGTGTTGTTGCTGAATTATCTTGCTGTTGGTTTAAAGATGCTTTTGTATGCTCTTTCTCAAAAACATCAGAGTCAATACTAGAGGACACGACCACTGAGATGTTTGGATGTGTGTTGTGatctttgtgtttgtgtgtacagAGCTCATCTGCAAGCCTGTCCCGTTTGTCCCTTTGCTCACCAACGATACCACACACactcctcctcctcatctccTCATCATCGCTCTCCTCTATCAGACTTTGTGAGAATATTCTTCCTCCTCCATCCCACTCCTCTGTGTCAGTCTTACTGCTCCTCTTCCTCCATTTCTTGCGCAGACCCGAAGGAGAAAGTGAAGAATGTGAGCGCATTAGAGGAATAATCAGGCTCCCCTTCTGTCGCTCCTTCTTTTCGTGGTCCTTTTGTTTTTCCTGCGCTCTCTCCCATACCATTCGGTATCCGTGACAGCGCCCTCGTGGGTCAAAGGTCGAGTTCGGTCTCTCTATCTTCCATTTCTCCAGCTCTTTCTCAGTTTGTTTTTGCAGGTCCGACAGGGACAGGGACACTGAACATACCTGAGGGTGTAACAGtgtttttgagtaaagaaatcTATCAGGacttaaggcctgttcacattAACAGAAATCTTCGCCATGAAAATTTTTGCACgtgatttgtcttttttttaagctcgtaacacaccaagccgatgccgacgaactagtggcgatgaaagcagactgcggggttggctcacattGGCAGCGTCTGGGTGCAAAGTTGCCCAGACGGCCCTTCTGCACCTGTgtaagaagaaatgcctttccgtaccagcaggtggcagtagctgaacagccagtcagaatgatcagatgtcCCGActgaccgacgagctccgacgcaAATTCAACATGTGGAATCGGCCCAAAAAAAGCAGACGAGAACCAACTTCAGACGACGGTGTGGAACACATtgagaaaacttagt includes the following:
- the tbc1d10c gene encoding ecotropic viral integration site 5 ortholog gives rise to the protein MSVKPDHSEDEEGNHGPEVTVVETNRFGFILGNGETDSDGPCPELVRHRESKWLSLMTQWEQVMEKKSNKVKGQCQKGIPASVRAKGWPLLCGAKDRKNKNQELFKKLVEAPDHQGWTDVIKRDTDRQFPFHEMFLSKDGHGQKDLLEVLKAYTQYRPDEGYCQAQGPVAAVLLMNMPAEEAFWCLVQISELYLPGYYSPLLEGVLFDAAVLSSVLKKLCPAAHKHLQSQGVEPLMFATDWLMCLYSRHLPFNTLLRVWDLFFCYGVRVLFQVAVVLVRRCLGDGRQRKECDGQMETLERLRGVKERVQNEQADAFIHEVCSVSLSLSDLQKQTEKELEKWKIERPNSTFDPRGRCHGYRMVWERAQEKQKDHEKKERQKGSLIIPLMRSHSSLSPSGLRKKWRKRSSKTDTEEWDGGGRIFSQSLIEESDDEEMRRRSVCGIVGEQRDKRDRLADELCTHKHKDHNTHPNISVVVSSSIDSDVFEKEHTKASLNQQQDNSATTQGDEKERAAECVIEETHHHEQDTNQDELNTETQGHQDEQNIEKDKSQDDMNTEAATNQNEQNTDKQTCQDEQTVEERTLEPEESTPVETSQEEDTQIVFSKQEEEIQPDSNIQEEEIQIEHCEQQKETEDRLPIVIITEDNLQNEENIPEKEVQIHVVQEEERSETSSDQHEHSERQKKEDLNIHIATEEDEETQITGEKHDVDNEEGLQQEDINVLHEETKETKEITDPTKMCEEKDDKRLEEERQDVSLEERDNNPLQTSEASFLQTEQESETEYPERSADPVQQSQSSESERNDMDSTVTSEELVHCSLDSTVKDTIGSGNPEQNEVDDDADGTSTLEPDVTDVTSRHSENSDMDVAAVATSGNKGISENNPEKNEENKSPVNTTEESSNLTHNAEDDTILSENNEMHVSLGSGNPEGSTIDFTAELGKPESNGVEIAVEYDNPENNKVPVISESGNPERNVEDSAVGNPESNDVLTTRSGNPESNVTDVTTESEKTESNEVEIFVGSGNSESNILGSAVENPESNKVLVTTGSDNPEGNTVDSAVGSGNPECSDVLVMTESGNPENNTVVLDVGSGNPESSDVQVTTRSGIPESKTEDSAVGSGKPDYKEVLVVTESDHPETNRDDVTTGSGNPECNTEDCAAGSGNPHDSECAIPENSQELDSPSLIQSSKSPNPNVPPAQLRLRRTSSSRVSYPTILSEDTFREPHQQEHMHSEKTTHTLTQDTHAQPNSPTKSDIPKRRGLFRLLRGDTNKTPVPKILIQDFSEKEEKLTAKERRRRKREKERKEREEKDRKKREKEMEKDKEKDRKKPQTRGKSFQVLSKKGVDNVVSPENSDSQTSCSRRNSAPFSDNYF